From a region of the Cognatiyoonia koreensis genome:
- a CDS encoding ABC transporter permease produces MALTAAERAVAQNNPLNFTVPITAALGAVLGFLGGQAAGLGPVVGLIAGAVLAAALSFILSSYLPRGRGRLTAIVVCAVLGAIFGSLAGFVAGIVAGAIIGWCSYWLSLGDYRKGVPPYATTGQVLWHNGFRLICGLIFFFLIAPILIVIPLSFNAENFFTFTPKMLALDPEGYSLKHYRDFFTNDAWLVPLKNSLIIAPFATLISVSLGTLAAIGLSQSHVPFRRAIMAIMISPMIVPLIISATGMFFFYSQMGLWMEDTFGMSKALTGYIKVILAHAALGIPFVIITVTATLVGFDNSLTRAAANMGATPVTTFFRVQMPLILPGVISGGLFAFITSFDEVVVVLFVGAAAQKTLPWQMFTGLREQISPTILAVATILVLLSVLLLATLELLRRRSERLRGMSPG; encoded by the coding sequence ATGGCGCTGACAGCAGCAGAACGCGCGGTTGCGCAGAACAATCCACTGAACTTCACAGTGCCCATCACGGCGGCATTGGGCGCGGTCCTTGGGTTTCTTGGCGGACAGGCGGCGGGATTGGGACCAGTGGTTGGGCTGATCGCGGGGGCTGTTCTTGCGGCCGCCCTTTCATTCATCCTGTCATCATATCTGCCGCGCGGTCGTGGCCGGCTTACAGCGATCGTTGTTTGCGCTGTTCTTGGCGCGATCTTCGGTTCGCTTGCGGGATTTGTCGCGGGGATTGTCGCAGGAGCGATCATCGGATGGTGTAGCTACTGGCTGTCGTTGGGTGACTATCGGAAAGGTGTTCCGCCTTATGCGACGACGGGGCAAGTGCTGTGGCACAATGGTTTCCGGTTGATCTGTGGCTTGATCTTTTTCTTCCTGATCGCGCCGATCCTGATCGTGATCCCGCTGTCCTTCAACGCCGAGAACTTTTTTACCTTCACGCCAAAAATGCTTGCGCTTGATCCGGAGGGTTATTCGCTCAAGCACTATCGCGACTTCTTTACGAACGACGCGTGGCTGGTGCCGCTGAAGAACTCTCTGATTATTGCGCCTTTCGCGACGCTGATTTCCGTGTCCCTTGGCACGCTTGCCGCGATTGGCCTAAGCCAGAGCCACGTGCCATTTCGCCGGGCGATCATGGCGATCATGATCTCGCCGATGATCGTCCCGCTGATCATTTCCGCCACGGGCATGTTCTTTTTCTACAGCCAGATGGGGCTGTGGATGGAAGACACCTTTGGCATGTCCAAGGCGCTCACGGGTTATATCAAGGTCATTCTCGCACACGCCGCCTTGGGTATTCCGTTCGTGATTATCACCGTCACGGCCACGCTTGTCGGATTTGACAATTCGCTGACCCGCGCTGCGGCCAATATGGGTGCAACGCCTGTGACGACCTTTTTCCGCGTGCAGATGCCATTGATCCTGCCGGGTGTCATTTCTGGCGGTCTGTTCGCGTTTATCACATCCTTTGACGAGGTTGTCGTCGTGTTGTTCGTCGGTGCCGCGGCACAGAAAACACTGCCTTGGCAGATGTTCACGGGCCTGCGCGAGCAGATCAGCCCGACCATTCTGGCTGTTGCCACAATTCTTGTGCTGCTGTCGGTGCTGTTGCTGGCCACGCTTGAATTGCTTCGCCGTCGGTCAGAGCGTTTGCGCGGGATGTCGCCCGGCTAA
- the lipB gene encoding lipoyl(octanoyl) transferase LipB yields the protein MVEWITSPGLTDYEKALSVMETRANAIAAGTADELVWLVEHPPLYTAGTSAKAADLVDPARFPVYEARRGGEYTYHGPGQRVAYVMLNVAARGHDVRKFVADLEDWIIATLEQFNVRGERRTGRVGVWVVRDDKPLTAAGQKPEDKIAALGIRLRKWVSFHGLSINVEPDLEHFSGIVPCGISEHGVTSLVDLGLPVTMDDVDVALKKTFSTVFATPQPA from the coding sequence ATGGTTGAATGGATTACGTCCCCCGGGCTGACTGACTATGAAAAGGCGCTTTCAGTGATGGAAACGCGGGCGAACGCCATTGCTGCGGGCACGGCAGACGAACTGGTCTGGCTGGTCGAACATCCGCCACTCTACACCGCCGGCACATCCGCAAAGGCCGCCGATCTTGTCGATCCTGCACGATTTCCCGTTTACGAAGCCCGCCGCGGTGGTGAATACACGTACCATGGCCCCGGTCAGCGCGTGGCGTATGTCATGCTCAACGTCGCCGCGCGTGGACATGACGTGCGTAAGTTCGTCGCCGACCTGGAAGACTGGATTATCGCCACCTTGGAGCAGTTCAATGTGCGCGGTGAACGACGTACAGGCCGCGTCGGCGTCTGGGTTGTGCGTGATGACAAACCACTCACCGCAGCGGGACAAAAACCGGAAGACAAGATTGCCGCACTGGGGATAAGATTGCGCAAATGGGTCAGCTTTCACGGGCTTTCGATCAACGTCGAACCCGATCTAGAACATTTCTCAGGCATTGTGCCCTGCGGAATCAGCGAACACGGCGTGACGTCCCTTGTCGATCTGGGTTTGCCCGTGACGATGGATGACGTGGATGTCGCGCTCAAGAAAACCTTTTCAACGGTGTTTGCGACACCGCAACCGGCATGA
- a CDS encoding Hint domain-containing protein encodes MPSYRFNGFANDSFVVLGGGGFTVGAFVRLDPLWTVESNSYDFDITDGGIGTDFDGDQMSDEVGDDSDQIGTVTDTNGTIIGSGRIYLESGMRLDDGAGNTVSVWFVEIAGVPVGMVANGPIDPGVTYEITSVFNVASVNVPQSAGMVSQDYSTASDETVNGSDFDDDVTAGAGNDTVFGGAGDDMLRGDDGSDTLYGGSGNDTFFGGAGSDTLSGGLGAADLVVYGGSYTDYTFQIDASGALEVTETATGDTDTLTGIERIQFAEGTFDLVVGTNDANSLGAPGGAPAFIVAGEGADGVGGGSGGDVIFAGADQDMAGGGDGNDSIYGGSGNDGFGGDAGDDQLFGGAGEDAIGGGDGDDTIYGGEDSDAIGGDAGNDTVFGGSGNDTIGGGTGNDSLSGDAGNDTLYGDAGADILSGGDGRDTLFGGSGDDTLFGGAGNNELAGDDGNDTLIGGAGSETFSGGAGNNVFVASEGSAEDVIIDFDTGDADGDGFYNDQLDVSGLRNLDGNPVNVSDVTVSVTGLGFARLGFPEGESIVLQGVPAALMLTPMQLRAAGIPCFTAGTPILTPKGEIAVEHLKAGDLVMTRDTGLQRIIWAGQRRLCRKTLLANPKLRPIRVDAGVFGNETPVMFSPQHGLLLRDRGGGGSEQFVRARHLARINGGKVRIAHGTSEVTYVHLMFESHQVILSAGIWTESFYPGPQAMASLRQEEMAEMAVLFPDLFSAGVQAAYGQQARAFAPFRTLSAHIADFDPVMG; translated from the coding sequence GTGCCGTCATATCGTTTCAACGGATTTGCAAACGACAGTTTCGTCGTCCTTGGCGGGGGCGGTTTCACTGTCGGCGCGTTTGTTCGTCTTGATCCGCTTTGGACTGTGGAAAGCAACAGCTACGATTTTGATATTACAGATGGCGGAATCGGGACCGACTTTGACGGCGATCAAATGTCGGACGAAGTCGGCGACGACAGCGACCAGATCGGGACAGTCACGGACACCAATGGCACGATCATCGGGTCGGGCCGCATATATCTAGAAAGCGGGATGCGGCTAGATGACGGGGCCGGGAACACCGTTTCAGTCTGGTTCGTTGAAATTGCGGGCGTACCTGTCGGGATGGTGGCGAACGGGCCAATCGATCCGGGCGTGACCTATGAGATCACCAGTGTGTTCAATGTGGCGTCTGTGAACGTCCCGCAAAGCGCGGGAATGGTATCGCAGGATTACTCCACTGCGTCTGATGAAACTGTCAATGGCAGTGACTTTGATGACGATGTAACGGCTGGCGCAGGCAACGACACGGTTTTCGGTGGCGCGGGTGACGACATGCTACGCGGGGATGACGGATCGGACACGCTGTATGGCGGCAGCGGCAATGATACGTTCTTCGGCGGTGCTGGAAGTGACACATTATCAGGCGGCTTGGGTGCCGCGGATCTTGTCGTTTATGGGGGATCCTATACCGACTACACCTTCCAGATTGACGCGTCCGGTGCGCTTGAAGTCACGGAGACTGCGACGGGCGACACGGACACACTGACCGGTATCGAACGTATCCAGTTCGCCGAGGGCACTTTTGATCTGGTCGTCGGGACCAACGACGCAAATTCGCTTGGCGCGCCCGGCGGTGCCCCAGCGTTCATCGTCGCGGGTGAAGGCGCAGATGGCGTCGGTGGGGGCAGCGGCGGCGATGTCATTTTTGCCGGTGCAGATCAGGACATGGCCGGTGGTGGTGATGGCAACGACTCGATCTATGGTGGTAGCGGCAATGATGGGTTTGGCGGTGATGCCGGGGATGACCAATTGTTCGGCGGCGCTGGCGAAGACGCGATTGGCGGCGGTGACGGTGACGATACGATTTATGGCGGCGAAGATTCCGATGCTATCGGTGGAGATGCAGGGAACGACACCGTTTTTGGCGGATCGGGAAATGACACGATCGGCGGCGGCACTGGCAACGATAGTCTGTCGGGCGATGCGGGGAACGATACGCTTTATGGTGACGCTGGCGCGGATATCCTTTCTGGTGGCGATGGACGGGATACCCTTTTTGGAGGAAGCGGCGATGACACTTTGTTCGGCGGTGCGGGTAACAACGAACTGGCGGGCGATGATGGCAATGACACCCTGATTGGAGGAGCGGGCAGCGAAACCTTTAGCGGTGGTGCCGGTAACAATGTTTTTGTCGCTTCAGAAGGGTCCGCCGAAGACGTTATCATTGACTTTGATACCGGAGATGCCGACGGCGACGGGTTTTACAACGATCAGCTGGACGTCAGCGGGTTACGCAATCTTGACGGCAATCCCGTCAATGTAAGCGATGTCACGGTGTCGGTGACAGGCCTTGGTTTTGCCCGGCTAGGTTTTCCAGAGGGTGAGTCGATCGTTTTGCAAGGCGTTCCCGCTGCCTTGATGCTGACCCCGATGCAGTTGAGAGCGGCTGGCATCCCCTGTTTTACAGCCGGAACACCCATTCTGACGCCAAAGGGCGAAATTGCTGTCGAACACCTGAAAGCCGGCGACCTTGTCATGACCCGCGACACTGGCCTGCAGCGCATTATCTGGGCCGGGCAGCGTCGCCTGTGCCGCAAGACACTGCTGGCGAATCCGAAACTGCGCCCGATCCGCGTTGATGCTGGTGTGTTTGGCAACGAGACACCTGTTATGTTCTCTCCACAACACGGGTTGTTGCTGCGTGACAGAGGCGGTGGCGGGTCCGAACAGTTCGTGCGCGCGCGCCACTTGGCCCGCATCAACGGCGGGAAAGTCCGGATCGCACACGGCACATCCGAAGTGACCTATGTCCATCTGATGTTCGAGTCGCATCAAGTCATCCTGTCTGCCGGGATCTGGACCGAAAGTTTTTATCCCGGACCGCAGGCGATGGCATCCTTGCGTCAGGAGGAAATGGCTGAAATGGCCGTTCTTTTTCCCGATCTATTCAGCGCGGGAGTGCAGGCTGCCTATGGCCAGCAGGCAAGGGCGTTCGCGCCGTTCCGCACGCTTTCTGCGCATATTGCGGACTTCGATCCGGTCATGGGATAA
- a CDS encoding extracellular solute-binding protein, whose protein sequence is MKLTKTLMATTALSAAASMAGADGHMASNMTLVSWGGAYQASQDNAYVKPYLEMNPGVTAVWDESSAEAVAKLRAMNEAGNITWDVVDVVASDAIRLCDEGLAMEIDHDEMLAPGDDGSTASDDFGELIVSDCFIPQIVYSTTVGYRTDLVGDTPPTDICAIFDTDTYPGQRSLEKRPIGNLEWALLCDGVAKEDIYDVLETDEGQAQAFAKLDTVKDSVVWWSAGADTPQLLADGEVIMGSTYNGRLFSLIEEQDQPVAMLWDAQVFDLDGWIIPAGLSPERQARALDFVRFATDTQRLADQSKYISYGPARMSSAPLVGQHADLGIDMAQHMPTDPANATNTFLYNYEWWADYRDDLDAKFQAWLAQ, encoded by the coding sequence ATGAAACTGACCAAAACTCTGATGGCAACAACGGCCCTGTCCGCTGCGGCATCAATGGCTGGTGCTGACGGCCACATGGCGTCTAACATGACGCTGGTGAGTTGGGGTGGAGCCTATCAGGCCAGCCAGGACAACGCCTACGTCAAGCCATATCTGGAAATGAATCCGGGCGTGACGGCTGTCTGGGATGAATCTTCGGCTGAAGCCGTGGCAAAGCTGCGTGCGATGAACGAAGCTGGCAACATCACGTGGGACGTCGTTGACGTCGTTGCGTCTGATGCCATCCGTCTGTGCGACGAAGGTCTGGCGATGGAAATCGACCACGACGAAATGCTGGCACCGGGTGATGACGGATCAACTGCATCCGATGACTTTGGTGAACTGATCGTATCCGACTGCTTTATTCCGCAGATCGTCTATTCCACGACAGTCGGCTACCGCACAGACCTTGTCGGTGACACGCCACCAACAGACATTTGCGCGATCTTCGACACCGACACCTATCCGGGCCAGCGTTCGCTTGAAAAGCGTCCGATCGGCAACCTGGAATGGGCATTGCTTTGCGACGGTGTTGCAAAGGAAGACATCTATGACGTTCTGGAAACTGACGAAGGTCAGGCGCAGGCATTTGCCAAGCTGGATACAGTCAAGGACAGCGTCGTCTGGTGGTCCGCCGGTGCTGACACGCCACAGCTTCTTGCTGACGGCGAAGTCATCATGGGCTCGACCTACAATGGTCGTCTGTTCAGCCTGATCGAAGAGCAGGACCAGCCGGTCGCGATGCTTTGGGACGCGCAGGTCTTTGACCTTGACGGTTGGATCATTCCAGCCGGTCTGAGCCCGGAGCGTCAGGCGCGAGCACTCGACTTTGTCCGCTTTGCGACAGACACACAGCGCCTTGCTGACCAGTCCAAGTACATCTCGTACGGTCCTGCACGCATGTCGTCCGCACCGCTTGTCGGCCAGCACGCTGACCTGGGTATCGACATGGCGCAGCACATGCCGACTGACCCTGCAAACGCGACGAACACCTTCCTCTACAACTATGAATGGTGGGCTGATTATCGCGACGACCTGGACGCCAAGTTCCAGGCGTGGTTGGCACAATAA
- a CDS encoding ABC transporter permease yields the protein MTDATTSGPMMAADGRPLKSSLNRALRRQKIRALLLIAPLLLFIMITFIVPIGQMLFRSVENNIVADTLPRTVAALASWEVEQSDVPDQDTFRALAQDMVVAVEKKDHTRLGSRLNYELTGVSSLFRKSGRAVDEFGETAQEQFEDIDPAFAEPAAWVNTFGSDTWADRLAEWSAGGEEGRVPAFAADADIRAVLPETTSIYADFVRFVASEGDNPAEEDVWPIIYHTLAVELSNADLTGLQPALPLAEVQGVSADFELEDLRAAFADVDEDWLSTDVWETIQTYSGPYTSGYFLTSVDRQLTPDGVELRAEDERIYLTLFLRTMIMSVVITVSCILLGYPVAWLLANLPMRTANVLMILVLLPFWTSLLVRTSAWKALLQNQGVINDLLVWIGIVADDNRLALINNATGTIIAMTHILLPFMILPLYSVMKTIPPSYLRAAKSLGATNFTAFWRVYFPQSVPGIGAGSILVFILSIGYYITPEIVGGTKGVFISNRIAYHISTSLNWGLAAALGSILLALVLIFYWLYDRIVGIDNVKLGG from the coding sequence ATGACAGACGCAACTACATCGGGGCCGATGATGGCGGCAGATGGCCGTCCGCTGAAATCCAGCCTCAATCGCGCATTGCGCCGGCAGAAAATCCGCGCGCTGCTGTTGATCGCCCCACTTTTGCTTTTCATCATGATCACCTTCATTGTGCCGATCGGGCAGATGCTGTTCCGGTCGGTCGAGAACAACATCGTTGCCGACACGCTTCCCCGCACGGTCGCCGCATTGGCGTCATGGGAGGTCGAGCAGTCCGACGTGCCGGATCAGGACACATTCCGTGCGCTCGCGCAGGACATGGTTGTTGCGGTCGAAAAGAAAGACCACACGCGTCTTGGCTCGCGTTTGAATTATGAACTGACAGGCGTTTCATCGCTGTTCCGCAAGTCTGGACGTGCCGTTGACGAATTCGGTGAAACGGCGCAGGAGCAATTCGAAGACATTGATCCGGCGTTCGCAGAGCCCGCAGCATGGGTGAACACATTCGGGTCTGATACCTGGGCAGACCGTCTGGCTGAGTGGTCCGCTGGTGGTGAAGAAGGTCGCGTGCCGGCCTTCGCGGCCGATGCCGACATCCGCGCCGTCTTGCCGGAGACAACAAGCATCTACGCCGATTTCGTCAGGTTCGTTGCGTCCGAAGGCGACAACCCAGCCGAGGAAGACGTATGGCCGATCATCTATCACACATTGGCTGTCGAACTGTCGAACGCTGACCTGACCGGTTTGCAGCCCGCACTTCCTTTGGCTGAAGTGCAGGGGGTATCCGCTGATTTCGAACTGGAAGACTTGCGCGCCGCCTTTGCGGATGTCGACGAGGACTGGCTGTCGACCGATGTCTGGGAAACAATCCAGACCTATAGCGGTCCCTACACCAGCGGCTATTTCCTGACATCCGTTGATCGCCAGCTGACACCGGATGGGGTGGAACTGCGCGCTGAGGACGAACGCATTTACCTGACCCTGTTCCTGCGCACGATGATCATGTCCGTCGTGATTACGGTGTCCTGCATATTGCTAGGCTATCCTGTCGCATGGCTGCTGGCGAACCTACCAATGCGCACAGCGAACGTGTTGATGATCCTTGTGCTGTTGCCATTCTGGACGTCACTTCTTGTGCGTACCTCGGCATGGAAGGCGTTGCTGCAAAATCAAGGTGTGATCAATGATTTGCTTGTGTGGATCGGAATCGTGGCTGACGACAACCGCCTTGCGCTTATCAACAATGCCACCGGTACCATCATCGCGATGACGCATATCCTTTTGCCGTTCATGATCCTGCCGCTTTATTCGGTGATGAAGACGATTCCGCCAAGTTATCTGCGGGCCGCGAAATCGCTTGGGGCGACAAACTTTACGGCCTTCTGGCGCGTCTATTTTCCGCAGTCGGTCCCGGGTATTGGCGCGGGGTCAATCCTCGTTTTCATTCTGTCGATCGGTTACTACATCACGCCGGAAATCGTCGGCGGCACCAAAGGTGTCTTCATTTCCAACCGGATCGCCTATCACATCTCGACCTCTTTGAACTGGGGGCTTGCGGCGGCGCTCGGGTCGATCCTGCTGGCGTTGGTGCTGATATTCTACTGGCTCTACGACAGGATCGTGGGCATCGACAACGTGAAGTTGGGGGGCTGA
- the ctaD gene encoding cytochrome c oxidase subunit I: MADAAIHGHEHEDNRGFFTRWFMSTNHKDIGILYLFVSGVVGFISVAFTVYMRLELMEPGVQYMCVEGARFIADAANPCTPNGHLWNVMITYHGVLMMFFVVIPALFGGFGNYFMPLQIGAPDMAFPRMNNLSFWMYVAGTGLGVASMLAPGGNGQLGSGVGWVLYPPLSTTEAGMSMDLAIFAVHVSGASSILGAINMITTFLNMRAPGMTLHKVPLFSWSIFVTAWLILLALPVLAGAITMLLTDRNFGTTFFDPAGGGDPILYQHILWFFGHPEVYIIIIPAFGIISHIIATFSRKPIFGYLPMVYAMVAIGVLGFVVWAHHMYTVGMSLTQQSYFMLATMVIAVPTGVKIFSWIATMWGGSVEFKAPMLWAFGFLFLFTVGGVTGIVLSQAGVDRAYHDTYYVVAHFHYVMSLGAVFGIFAGIYFYFPKMSGKMYPEWAAKLHFWAMFIGANVTFFPQHFLGRQGMPRRYIDYPEAFAYWNYISSWGAFLSFASFLFFIGVIFYALIWGRKCTEANPWNEYADTLEWTLPSPPPEHTFEQLPKQSDWDKQHAH; this comes from the coding sequence ATGGCAGACGCAGCCATCCACGGCCACGAGCATGAAGACAACCGCGGTTTCTTTACCCGGTGGTTCATGTCCACAAACCACAAAGATATCGGGATCCTGTACCTGTTCGTTTCAGGTGTCGTCGGGTTCATTTCGGTTGCATTTACGGTGTATATGCGACTGGAGCTCATGGAACCTGGCGTGCAATACATGTGCGTCGAAGGCGCACGGTTTATTGCCGATGCGGCAAACCCATGTACGCCAAACGGGCACCTCTGGAATGTGATGATCACGTACCACGGCGTCCTGATGATGTTCTTCGTGGTTATTCCGGCGCTGTTTGGCGGCTTTGGTAACTACTTCATGCCGCTACAAATCGGCGCGCCGGACATGGCGTTCCCGCGGATGAACAACCTGTCTTTCTGGATGTATGTTGCAGGTACAGGCCTTGGCGTTGCGTCGATGCTTGCACCGGGCGGCAACGGACAGCTTGGTTCTGGCGTGGGTTGGGTGCTCTACCCACCGCTTTCGACGACCGAAGCCGGTATGTCGATGGATTTGGCGATCTTCGCGGTTCACGTGTCGGGTGCGTCCTCGATCCTTGGCGCGATCAACATGATCACGACGTTCCTGAACATGCGCGCACCGGGCATGACACTGCACAAGGTGCCGCTGTTCTCCTGGTCGATCTTCGTCACAGCCTGGCTGATCCTTCTGGCCCTGCCTGTCCTGGCCGGCGCGATTACGATGCTGCTGACAGACCGGAACTTTGGGACAACCTTCTTTGATCCGGCCGGCGGCGGCGATCCGATCCTGTACCAGCACATTCTCTGGTTCTTCGGTCACCCGGAAGTCTATATCATCATCATCCCCGCATTCGGGATCATCAGCCACATCATCGCGACATTCTCGCGCAAGCCGATTTTCGGCTACCTGCCGATGGTCTATGCGATGGTTGCAATCGGTGTTCTGGGCTTCGTCGTCTGGGCGCACCACATGTATACTGTTGGCATGTCACTGACACAGCAGTCCTACTTCATGCTGGCGACAATGGTGATCGCGGTCCCGACAGGGGTGAAAATCTTCTCGTGGATTGCAACGATGTGGGGCGGCTCCGTTGAATTCAAGGCACCGATGCTTTGGGCCTTCGGCTTCCTGTTCCTCTTCACCGTGGGCGGTGTGACCGGGATCGTCCTGTCACAGGCTGGCGTCGACCGGGCTTATCACGACACTTATTATGTCGTGGCGCACTTCCACTACGTGATGTCGTTGGGCGCTGTGTTCGGTATCTTCGCGGGGATCTACTTCTACTTCCCCAAGATGTCCGGCAAGATGTATCCTGAATGGGCAGCCAAGCTGCACTTCTGGGCGATGTTCATCGGCGCGAACGTGACCTTCTTCCCGCAGCACTTCCTGGGTCGTCAGGGCATGCCACGCCGCTACATCGACTATCCGGAAGCCTTCGCGTACTGGAACTACATCTCCTCTTGGGGCGCGTTCCTGTCGTTTGCTTCGTTCCTCTTCTTCATCGGCGTGATCTTCTATGCGCTGATCTGGGGACGTAAGTGCACAGAGGCGAACCCATGGAACGAATATGCCGATACGCTGGAATGGACACTCCCATCCCCGCCGCCAGAGCATACGTTCGAGCAGCTGCCAAAGCAGTCTGACTGGGACAAGCAGCACGCACATTAA
- a CDS encoding ABC transporter ATP-binding protein, which translates to MSESNHAAFVEFERVQKSYDGENLVVKDLNLSMPKGEFLTMLGPSGSGKTTCLMMLAGFETATHGEIKLDGVSINNIPPHKRGIGMVFQNYALFPHMTVAENLAFPLQVRKLSKSVQEEKVARALGMVQMDKFGGRRPAQLSGGQQQRIALARALVFEPELVLMDEPLGALDKQLRETLQFEITNLAHDLGITVVYVTHDQTEALTMSDRVAVFDDGRIQQLAPPDELYEAPQNSFVAQFIGENNTLDGVVQEIRGETCIVKLDSGDIIDAMPVNVFTVGERTKVSIRPERVEFDKSRLSPDAHTLKAEVLEFIYMGDIFRTRLRVAGSDDFIIKTRNAPDQVRLEPGAQIEIGWLARDCRALDA; encoded by the coding sequence GTGTCTGAATCAAATCACGCCGCATTTGTTGAGTTTGAGCGTGTCCAGAAGAGCTATGACGGTGAAAATCTTGTCGTCAAAGACCTGAACCTATCCATGCCCAAAGGTGAGTTCCTGACGATGTTGGGGCCATCCGGTTCGGGCAAAACGACTTGCTTGATGATGTTGGCTGGGTTTGAAACTGCAACACATGGCGAAATCAAATTGGACGGGGTGTCGATCAACAACATCCCGCCACATAAGCGCGGCATCGGGATGGTTTTCCAGAACTATGCTCTGTTCCCGCACATGACTGTCGCCGAAAATCTGGCATTTCCCTTGCAGGTCCGCAAGCTAAGCAAATCGGTGCAGGAAGAAAAAGTCGCCCGTGCGCTGGGCATGGTCCAGATGGACAAGTTCGGTGGCCGGCGTCCTGCACAGCTTTCGGGCGGTCAGCAACAGCGTATCGCGCTCGCACGTGCCCTTGTCTTCGAGCCGGAGCTCGTCTTGATGGACGAACCGTTGGGAGCATTGGACAAACAGCTGCGCGAAACACTGCAATTCGAAATCACGAACCTTGCGCATGATCTGGGCATTACCGTCGTTTATGTGACGCACGACCAGACCGAAGCGCTGACGATGTCCGACCGTGTCGCTGTTTTCGATGACGGTCGTATTCAGCAACTGGCCCCGCCGGACGAGCTTTACGAGGCTCCACAAAACAGCTTTGTTGCCCAATTTATTGGTGAAAACAATACGTTGGACGGTGTCGTCCAGGAAATCCGGGGTGAGACCTGTATCGTCAAACTTGATAGCGGTGACATCATTGATGCCATGCCGGTCAATGTTTTTACGGTCGGGGAGCGCACTAAGGTGTCGATCCGCCCCGAACGGGTGGAATTCGACAAAAGCAGATTGTCGCCGGATGCCCATACGCTCAAGGCTGAAGTGTTGGAGTTCATCTACATGGGCGATATTTTCCGGACACGTCTGCGTGTTGCGGGATCTGATGATTTTATCATCAAAACCAGAAATGCCCCGGATCAGGTTCGCCTTGAGCCGGGCGCGCAGATCGAAATCGGCTGGCTTGCGCGCGACTGTCGCGCGCTTGATGCCTAA
- a CDS encoding endonuclease/exonuclease/phosphatase family protein yields MSILGWSIVVIIAAFTLAPFSKIPHGIIRGLAFPRLQWFWLAMAALVALPYLLEGKALIFGATILGLSAVTNAFFIAKFTPLWPWQSRPPEDRSDGNEESEVSLIAANVKQSNDNYDAVLRMVDEYKPDILMLVETNDRWIEALAPLNEHYDDSVICAKETGYGMCLFSKLYLSNKEVKDLVTEGVPSIQANVTLRDGSQFRLYVVHPEPPVASHDTLGRDSEIAKVGLLAKSHPLPAIVSGDLNDVAWSTTTRRFQRLSGLLDPRVGRGFYNTFNAFYPVFRWPLDHLFHDQRFRFISMDRLGKIGSDHFPMYYRLTLGPEPKAENPVPEADAEEKEDVKEMISEETNRSRKPIGTDWED; encoded by the coding sequence ATGAGCATTCTCGGCTGGTCCATCGTCGTCATCATTGCGGCCTTCACGCTTGCGCCTTTCAGCAAGATTCCACACGGAATCATCAGGGGTCTGGCATTCCCGCGGCTTCAGTGGTTCTGGCTTGCCATGGCCGCGCTGGTCGCGCTGCCTTACCTGCTCGAGGGCAAAGCACTGATCTTCGGCGCGACAATCCTCGGCCTCTCGGCCGTAACGAATGCGTTTTTTATCGCCAAGTTCACACCACTTTGGCCGTGGCAATCACGACCACCGGAAGATCGGTCAGACGGTAATGAAGAAAGCGAAGTCAGCCTGATTGCCGCGAACGTCAAGCAATCCAATGACAATTACGACGCGGTTTTGCGGATGGTCGATGAATACAAGCCCGATATCCTCATGCTTGTGGAAACGAATGACCGCTGGATCGAGGCACTTGCCCCGCTAAACGAACACTATGACGACAGCGTGATCTGCGCCAAGGAAACAGGCTACGGGATGTGCCTGTTCTCGAAACTGTACCTGTCCAACAAAGAGGTAAAGGATCTGGTCACGGAAGGTGTTCCATCGATTCAGGCGAACGTTACCTTGCGGGACGGGTCGCAATTCCGCCTGTATGTCGTGCACCCGGAACCACCTGTTGCAAGTCACGATACGCTTGGACGTGACAGCGAAATTGCCAAGGTCGGCCTGCTCGCGAAATCCCATCCGCTGCCCGCGATCGTATCGGGAGACCTGAACGATGTGGCCTGGTCAACGACAACACGGCGATTCCAGCGACTATCAGGGCTTCTTGATCCCCGTGTTGGACGCGGTTTTTACAATACTTTCAATGCGTTCTATCCCGTCTTTCGCTGGCCTCTGGATCACCTCTTTCATGATCAGCGGTTCCGCTTCATTTCGATGGATCGGCTGGGCAAAATCGGGTCAGACCACTTTCCGATGTATTATCGCTTGACCTTGGGGCCGGAACCAAAGGCGGAAAATCCGGTGCCGGAAGCTGACGCCGAGGAAAAGGAAGACGTCAAGGAAATGATCTCGGAAGAGACGAATCGGTCACGCAAACCCATCGGAACAGACTGGGAAGACTGA